One stretch of Microbacterium terrae DNA includes these proteins:
- the tal gene encoding transaldolase: MSTPTEKLSAAGVSIWLDDLSRDRITSGNLTELISSRNVVGVTTNPTIFQAAIGSGAAAYAGQIADLAGAGASVDDAIFAATTDDVRDAADIFRPVYDASNGVDGRVSIEVSPDLAHDTDATVAQAIQLWGAVDRPNALIKIPATKAGLPAITAVLAEGISVNVTLIFSLERYAEVIEAYLAGIEKAQANGHDISGIHSVASFFVSRVDTEVDKRLEAIGTDEATALKSLAGVANARLAYELFESAFATDRAKALTDAGATVQRPLWASTGVKDPNLPDTLYVTQLVAPGTVNTMPEKTLEATFDHGDVTGDTITGEYAGAHQVFADLAAVGVDFADVTQVLEDEGVSKFIASWHDLQQTVRTALESAPEVAR; the protein is encoded by the coding sequence ATGAGCACCCCCACCGAGAAGCTGTCCGCCGCCGGTGTCAGCATCTGGCTCGACGACCTCTCCCGCGACCGGATCACCTCCGGCAACCTGACCGAGCTGATCAGCAGCCGCAACGTCGTCGGCGTCACCACCAACCCGACGATCTTCCAGGCCGCGATCGGCAGCGGCGCAGCCGCGTACGCCGGTCAGATCGCCGACCTCGCCGGCGCCGGCGCCTCGGTCGACGACGCGATCTTCGCCGCCACCACCGATGACGTGCGCGACGCCGCCGACATCTTCCGCCCCGTCTACGACGCCTCGAACGGCGTCGACGGCCGCGTGTCGATCGAGGTCTCCCCCGACCTCGCCCACGACACCGACGCGACCGTCGCGCAGGCGATCCAGCTGTGGGGTGCGGTCGACCGGCCCAACGCGCTGATCAAGATCCCCGCCACCAAGGCCGGTCTCCCCGCGATCACCGCCGTGCTCGCGGAGGGCATCTCGGTCAACGTGACCCTGATCTTCAGCCTGGAGCGCTACGCCGAGGTCATCGAGGCGTACCTCGCCGGCATCGAGAAGGCGCAGGCGAACGGCCACGACATCTCGGGCATTCACTCCGTGGCGTCGTTCTTCGTCTCGCGCGTGGACACCGAGGTCGACAAGCGCCTCGAGGCCATCGGCACCGACGAGGCGACCGCGCTGAAGTCGCTCGCCGGCGTCGCGAACGCGCGCCTCGCGTACGAGCTGTTCGAGTCCGCGTTCGCCACCGACCGCGCGAAGGCGCTGACGGATGCCGGCGCCACCGTGCAGCGGCCGCTGTGGGCGTCGACCGGCGTCAAGGACCCGAACCTGCCCGACACGCTGTACGTCACCCAGCTCGTCGCTCCCGGCACCGTCAACACCATGCCGGAGAAGACCCTCGAGGCGACCTTCGACCACGGCGACGTGACCGGTGACACCATCACCGGCGAGTACGCGGGAGCCCACCAGGTGTTCGCCGACCTCGCCGCCGTCGGCGTGGACTTCGCCGACGTCACCCAGGTGCTCGAAGACGAGGGCGTGAGCAAGTTCATCGCCTCGTGGCACGACCTGCAGCAGACCGTCCGCACCGCGCTCGAAAGCGCGCCCGAGGTCGCCCGATGA